Proteins from one Monodelphis domestica isolate mMonDom1 chromosome 6, mMonDom1.pri, whole genome shotgun sequence genomic window:
- the GANAB gene encoding neutral alpha-glucosidase AB isoform X1, translated as MAAVAVRRRRSWARFALACLGLCLSTAFAVDRSNFKTCDQSSFCKRQRAIQPGFSPYRALLDSLELGPDALTVHLVNEVTKVVLLLELQGLKGNMTRIRIDELKPLRPRYRVPDVLVADPPTTRLSVSGRDENSVELTVAEGPYKIILTGRPFRLDLLEDRSLVLSVNARGLMVFEHQRLPRNSFSEKVSLTFGSIWDKIKNLFSREERKETAEGNGSPNEEAAEKADQPEENREKDDKDEPGAWEEMFKTHSDSKPFGPTSVGLDFSLPGMEYVYGIPEHAEDLRLKVTEGGEPYRLYNLDVFQYELYNPMALYGSVPVLLAHSIHRDLGIFWLNAAETWVDISSNTAGKTLFGKMLDYLQGGGETPQTDVRWMSESGIIDVFLLLGPTISDVFRQYTSLTGTQALPPLFSLGYHQSRWNYRDEADVFEVDQGFDNHDLPCDVIWLDIEHADGKRYFTWDSSRFPQPLAMLEHLAGKRRKLVTIVDPHIKVDSEYPVHEELRSQGLYVKTRDGSDYEGWCWPGSAGYPDFTNIKMRAWWANMFSFDKYEGSASNLFIWNDMNEPSVFNGPEVTMLKDARHDGGWEHRDIHNIYGFYVHMATAEGLIQRSGGTERPFVLARAFFAGSQRYGAVWTGDNAAEWGHLKISIPMCLSMGLVGLSFCGADIGGFFKNPEPELLMRWYQMGAYQPFYRAHAHMDTGRREPWLLAPEYLGPIRDALRQRYALLPFWYTLFYRAHLDGHPVMRPMWVQYPKDVATFSLDDQFMLGDSLLVHPVAEPGARGVQVYLPGEGEVWYDTQSHQKHHGPQTLYLPVTFSSIPVFQRGGTIIPRWERVRRSSDCMKDDPITLYVALSPQGTAEGELYLDDGHTFNYETQNEFLFRKFTFSGNTLTSSSADPRGHFETPIWIERVVILGAGKPASVLLETEGIPETILTFHHNAETSVLTLRKPEVHVSTDWSIHLR; from the exons ATGGCGGCGGTGGCAGTGCGTCGGAGGCG GTCCTGGGCAAGATTTGCCCTGGCTTGTCTCGGACTCTGCCTCTCCACAGCCTTTGCTGTGGACAGAAGCAATTTCAAGACATGTGACCAAAGCTCTTTCTGCAA GCGTCAGCGGGCTATTCAGCCTGGCTTTTCCCCATACCGAGCCCTGCTGGACTCTCTGGAACTTGGCCCTGATGCCCTCACAGTCCATCTGGTCAATGAAGTGACCAAG GTGGTGTTGCTGTTGGAGCTACAAGGACTCAAGGGGAACATGACACGGATTCGAATCGATGAACTCAAGCCACTCCGGCCACGTTACCGAGTGCCCGATGTCTTGGTGGCAGACCCCCCCACTACTAG GCTGTCTGTGTCTGGCCGTGATGAGAACAGTGTGGAGCTGACTGTGGCGGAGGGGCCCTACAAAATCATCCTGACAGGACGGCCTTTCCGCCTTGACTTGTTGGAGGATCGAAGCCTTGTGCTCAGTGTCAATGCCCGGGGACTCATGGTCTTTGAGCACCAGAGGCTCCCAAGGAATTC TTTCTCGGAAAAAGTTAGTCTCACGTTCGGTAGCATATGGGATAAGATCAAGAACCTTTTCTCTAG GGAGGAACGAAAGGAAACAGCTGAGGGGAATGGAAGCCCAAATGAGGAGGCTGCTGAGAAAGCAGACCAG CCagaagagaacagagaaaaggATGACAAGGATGAGCCAGGGGCCTGGGAAGAAATGTTCAAAACTCACTCAGACAGCAAGCCTTTCg GTCCCACATCTGTGGGTCTGGATTTCTCTTTGCCGGGAATGGAGTACGTGTATGGGATCCCAGAGCACGCTGAAGACCTGAGACTGAAGGTTACTGA GGGCGGAGAGCCGTACCGACTATACAATCTCGACGTGTTCCAGTACGAGCTCTACAACCCCATGGCCTTGTACGGCTCGGTACCCGTGCTCTTGGCGCATAGTATCCACCGAGACCTTGGCATCTTCTGGCTCAATGCAGCCGAGACGTGGGTGGACATATCCTCGAATACGGCAGGAAAG ACACTGTTTGGAAAGATGCTGGATTACCTGCAAGGTGGGGGGGAGACACCACAGACAGATGTGCGATGGATGTCGGAGAGTGGGATTATCGACGTGTTCCTGCTCCTTGGGCCCACAATCTCAGATGTCTTCCGTCAGTATACAAGCCTTACAG GGACCCAGGCCCTTCCTCCACTCTTCTCTCTGGGCTACCACCAGAGCCGCTGGAATTACCGAGATGAAGCTGATGTGTTTGAAGTTGACCAGGGCTTTGATAACCATGACCTCCCCTGTGATGTCATCTGGCTGGACATTGAACATGCTGATGGCAAACGCTACTTCACCTGGGATTCAAGCCGTTTTCCCCAGCCCCTTGCCATGCTGGAACATCTGGCTGGCAAAAGACGTAAG CTGGTTACCATTGTGGACCCCCACATCAAGGTGGACTCCGAATACCCAGTACATGAGGAATTACGATCTCAGGGACTTTATGTCAAGACTCGTGATGGATCTGACTACGAGGGATGGTGCTGGCCAG GCTCTGCTGGTTATCCCGACTTCACAAACATCAAGATGAGAGCTTGGTGGGCAAATATGTTCAGCTTTGACAAGTATGAG GGTTCTGCTTCAAACCTCTTCATTTGGAATGACATGAATGAGCCATCAGTGTTCAATGGCCCTGAAGTCACCATGCTTAAGGATGCCCGGCATGATGGGGGCTGGGAGCACCGGGACATTCACAACATTTATGGTTTCTATGTG CACATGGCTACCGCGGAGGGGCTCATCCAGCGCTCTGGAGGGACGGAACGCCCTTTTGTGCTTGCCAGGGCCTTCTTTGCTGGCTCTCAGCGCTATG GAGCTGTCTGGACTGGGGACAATGCTGCAGAATGGGGCCACCTAAAGATCAGTATTCCCATGTGCCTCAGCATGGGGCTGGTGGGGCTGTCGTTCTGTGGGG CGGATATAGGTGGCTTCTTCAAAAACCCTGAGCCAGAGCTGCTGATGCGCTGGTACCAGATGGGCGCCTACCAGCCATTCTATAGGGCACATGCACATATGGATACAGGCCGACGAGAGCCCTGGCTGCTGGCCCCTGAGTACCTTGGGCCAATTCGAGATGCCTTGCGCCAGCGCTATGCCTTGCTACCCTTTTGGTACACCCTCTTTTATCGTGCTCACCTTGATGGGCATCCCGTCATGAG GCCCATGTGGGTACAGTATCCAAAGGATGTGGCCACCTTTAGCCTGGATGATCAGTTTATGCTCG GAGACTCTCTGTTGGTTCACCCTGTGGCAGAGCCTGGGGCCCGTGGAGTCCAAGTGTACTTGCCTGGTGAAGGGGAG GTGTGGTATGATACTCAGAGCCACCAGAAGCATCACGGCCCTCAGACCTTGTATCTCCCTGTCACCTTTAGCAGC ATCCCTGTGTTCCAGCGTGGAGGGACCATCATCCCTCGGTGGGAGCGTGTGAGGCGCTCCTCAGACTGTATGAAGGATGACCCCATCACCCTTTATGTTGCACTCAGCCCCCAG GGCACTGCCGAAGGAGAGCTCTATTTAGATGATGGACACACTTTCAACTATGAGACCCAGAATGAGTTCTTATTCCGGAAGTTTACCTTCTCTGGAAACACACTCACTTCCAG CTCAGCTGACCCTAGAGGCCACTTTGAGACTCCAATCTGGATTGAACGGGTGGTGATCCTGGGGGCAGGAAAACCTGCTTCTGTGCTGCTCGAGACTGAGG GCATACCTGAAACCATCTTGACCTTCCACCACAACGCAGAGACTTCTGTGCTCACTCTGCGCAAGCCTGAAGTTCATGTATCCACTGACTGGAGCATCCATTTACGATAG
- the INTS5 gene encoding integrator complex subunit 5, with protein MSALCDPAGPPAPPAPAAHGPASPLSAQELAQEIKAFLTGVDPVLGHQLSPRDHARCGLLLLRSLPPARAAVLDHLRSVFDESVRAHLATLDDGATTGPQHLRPPLPSHVPSGGPGLEDVVQEVQQVLSEFIRANPKAWAPVVSAWSIDLMGQLSSKYSGRHQRVPHAAGSLNELLQLWMGCRATRTLMDIYVQCLSALIGSCPDACVDALLDTSVQHSPHFDWVVAHIGSSFPGTIISRVLSCGLKDFCVHSGAGGGSGGTGGPTPTPSADTFPSSPAVPGEKRVPKIASVVGILGHLASRHGDSIRRELLRMFHESLAAGSGGRGGDPSLQATVPFLLQLAVMSPALLGTVSGELVDCLKPPSVLSQLQQHLQAFGREELDNMLSLAVHLVSQASGSGAYRLLQFLVDTAMPASVITPPGLAVPDAVREACDRLIQLLLLHLQKLVHNRGGSPGEGVLGPPPPPRPVPFLDALRSHVGELCGETLRLERKRFLWQHQLLGLLSVYTRPSCGPEALGHLLSRARSPEELSLATQLYAGLVVSLSGLLPLALCNCLARVHAGTLLPPFTARLLRNLALLVAWEQQGGEGPTALGARVGEAISAQLPDLAPLLLHPEEEVAEAASSLLAICPFPQGALLPAQLLSLVRAGVSRFFASLRLHGPPGVSSTSRLLTRLSQASPAGLKAVLQLLVEGALHRGNAELFGGEGEGGNENVPASSSTSASAYLLETNRRHTAAVPGPGGVWSVFHAGVIGRGLKPPRSAHSRSPQEVTYNMQSLLRLLVHCCSASGGSESPDSWGAPALSPEAAKAVAVTLVESVCPDAAGAELAWPPEDHARTTVERDLRIGRRFREHPLLFELLKLVAAAPPALCYCSVLLRGLLAALLGHWEASRHLDTSQSPWQLEASCTLVAVMAEGSLLPPTLGNMHEVFSQLAPFEVRLLLLSVWGFLREHGPLPQKFAFQPERGRFARDFSREGGGAGGPHLAVLHSVLHRNIDRLGLFSGRFQAWPPSALPAPQRPGT; from the exons ATGTCGGCACTATGTGACCCCGCCGGGCCCCCGGCCCCACCCGCGCCCGCCGCCCATGGGCCCGCGTCCCCGCTCAG TGCCCAGGAGCTGGCTCAGGAGATAAAAGCCTTTCTAACTGGTGTTGATCCAGTTCTGGGACATCAGCTGTCACCTCGTGACCATGCCCGCTGTGGTCTCCTCCTGCTTCGCTCCTTGCCCCCAGCACGGGCAGCCGTCCTTGACCACCTAAGGAGTGTCTTTGATGAGAGTGTCCGGGCCCACCTAGCTACACTGGATGATGGTGCTACTACAGGCCCCCAACATCTCCGCCCGCCACTCCCTTCCCACGTGCCTTCAGGGGGCCCTGGTCTAGAAGATGTTGTTCAGGAGGTGCAGCAAGTGCTTTCTGAGTTCATCCGGGCCAACCCGAAGGCCTGGGCCCCAGTGGTTAGTGCCTGGTCTATTGACCTCATGGGACAGCTGAGCAGCAAGTACTCTGGCCGCCACCAGCGGGTGCCCCATGCCGCCGGCTCCCTTAATGAGCTGCTGCAACTGTGGATGGGTTGCCGGGCCACCCGGACCCTGATGGACATTTATGTGCAGTGCCTGTCTGCGCTCATTGGCAGTTGTCCTGATGCCTGTGTGGATGCCCTCTTGGACACCTCTGTCCAGCATTCCCCACACTTTGACTGGGTTGTGGCCCACATTGGTTCCTCGTTCCCTGGCACGATCATCTCTCGTGTCCTGTCTTGTGGCCTCAAGGATTTTTGTGTCCATAGTGGGGCTGGAGGGGGCAGTGGGGGAACAGGTGGTCCTACTCCAACCCCTTCAGCGGACACTTTCCCCTCAAGCCCAGCTGTCCCTGGAGAGAAGCGTGTGCCTAAGATTGCCTCTGTTGTGGGAATCCTGGGACATTTGGCCTCCCGCCATGGGGACAGCATCCGACGAGAGCTCCTGAGAATGTTCCACGAGAGCTTGGCAGCAGGCTCGGGGGGTCGGGGGGGTGACCCCTCCCTTCAGGCCACAGTGCCCTTCTTGCTGCAGCTGGCAGTCATGTCACCAGCCCTGTTGGGAACCGTCTCTGGGGAGCTGGTGGACTGCTTGAAGCCGCCTTCTGTCCTGAGCCAGCTTCAGCAGCACTTGCAGGCCTTTGGTCGAGAGGAACTGGACAATATGCTGAGCCTGGCGGTACACTTAGTGAGCCAGGCATCAGGGTCTGGGGCCTACCGGCTCCTCCAGTTCCTGGTGGACACGGCCATGCCAGCTTCAGTCATCACACCCCCTGGCCTGGCTGTGCCCGATGCTGTCCGGGAGGCCTGTGACCGACTCATCCAGCTGCTGCTGTTGCATTTACAGAAGTTGGTGCACAATCGAGGAGGGTCCCCTGGTGAGGGCGTGCTGGGTCCTCCTCCACCTCCCCGCCCTGTGCCCTTTCTGGATGCCCTGCGGAGCCATGTTGGGGAGCTATGTGGGGAGACCCTGAGGCTGGAGAGAAAGCGTTTCCTTTGGCAACACCAGCTCCTGGGCCTGCTGTCTGTCTACACCCGACCCAGCTGTGGACCCGAGGCCTTGGGCCATCTCTTGAGCCGGGCCCGAAGCCCAGAAGAGTTGAGCTTGGCCACACAGCTCTATGCTGGGCTGGTAGTCAGTCTCTCTGGCTTGTTGCCCTTGGCCTTGTGCAATTGTCTGGCTCGTGTCCATGCAGGGACGCTTCTCCCTCCCTTCACAGCCAGGCTACTCCGGAACCTGGCATTGCTGGTGGCGTGGGAGCAGCAGGGTGGTGAAGGGCCCACTGCCCTGGGGGCCCGTGTTGGCGAGGCCATCTCTGCCCAGCTTCCTGATCTGGCTCCACTCCTGCTGCACCCTGAGGAAGAAGTGGCTGAGGCAGCTTCATCCCTGCTGGCCATCTGCCCCTTTCCTCAGGGTGCCTTGTTGCCTGCCCAGCTCTTGAGCTTGGTGAGGGCTGGGGTGTCTCGATTCTTTGCTTCCCTGAGGCTTCATGGGCCCCCAGGTGTCTCCTCTACTTCCCGCCTGCTCACAAGGCTCTCTCAGGCCTCCCCAGCTGGCCTCAAAGCAGTCCTGCAGCTTCTTGTAGAGGGAGCTTTGCACCGGGGCAATGCCGAGCTGTTTGGGGgtgaaggagaagggggaaatgaGAATGTGCCGGCTTCCTCGTCCACTTCGGCCTCAGCCTACCTGCTGGAGACCAACAGGCGGCATACCGCAGCAGTGCCTGGTCCTGGAGGCGTCTGGTCAGTGTTTCATGCTGGAGTCATTGGCCGAGGGCTGAAACCTCCGAGGTCAGCCCATTCCCGGAGTCCACAGGAAGTGACCTACAACATGCAGAGCCTTCTTCGTCTTCTGGTGCACTGCTGTAGTGCCTCTGGAGGGTCGGAGAGCCCAGACTCCTGGGGGGCGCCAGCGCTGAGCCCTGAGGCAGCCAAAGCCGTGGCAGTGACCTTGGTGGAGAGCGTGTGCCCAGATGCTGCCGGGGCTGAGCTGGCCTGGCCCCCAGAGGACCATGCCCGAACCACAGTGGAGCGGGACCTGCGCATCGGCCGCCGGTTCAGGGAGCACCCACTGCTCTTCGAGCTGCTGAAGCTGGTGGCTGCGGCGCCCCCTGCCCTCTGCTACTGCTCAGTCCTGCTTCGGGGGCTGCTGGCGGCCCTCCTGGGTCACTGGGAGGCCTCTCGACACCTGGACACCTCCCAGTCACCGTGGCAGTTGGAGGCCTCTTGTACTCTGGTGGCAGTCATGGCCGAAGGGAGCCTGCTGCCCCCGACCTTGGGCAACATGCACGAGGTGTTCAGCCAGCTGGCCCCCTTCGAGGTGCGGCTGCTGCTGCTCAGCGTCTGGGGCTTCCTTCGAGAGCACGGCCCCCTGCCCCAGAAGTTTGCCTTCCAGCCCGAGCGGGGCCGCTTCGCCAGGGACTTCTCCAGGGAGGGTGGTGGGGCCGGGGGCCCCCACCTAGCGGTGCTGCACAGCGTCCTGCACAGGAACATTGACCGTCTGGGGCTCTTCTCTGGCCGCTTCCAGGCCTGGCCTCCCTCAGCCTTGCCAGCGCCCCAGAGGCCGGGGACATGA
- the C6H11orf98 gene encoding uncharacterized protein C11orf98 homolog, with amino-acid sequence MGAPGGKINRPRTELKKKLFKRRRVLSRERRRQHRVVGAVVDEGLITRHHLKKRASSARANITLSGKKRRKLLQQIRHAQKEKAAMEVEAPLKPGRTTEAKPRRQKKMKTGVIQDVEMENLEPDS; translated from the exons ATGGGTGCCCCTGGGGGAAAGATCAACCGGCCGCGGACG GAGCTGAAAAAGAAACTGTTCAAGCGGCGCCGAGTGCTGAGCCGGGAGCGGAGGCGGCAGCACCGGGTGGTCGGGGCAGTGGTGGACGAGGGGCTTATTACTCGCCATCATCTCAAGAAGCGGGC GTCCAGTGCCCGGGCCAACATCACCCTGTCTGGGAAGAAGCGAAGGAAACTTTTGCAACAGATCCGGCATGCCCAGAAGGAGAAGGCTGCTATGGAAG TGGAAGCCCCCCTGAAGCCAGGAAGGACTACTGAGGCAAAACCtagaaggcagaagaaaatgaaaactggAGTCATCCAGGATGTGGAGATGGAAAACCTAGAACCTGACAGCTGA
- the CSKMT gene encoding citrate synthase-lysine N-methyltransferase CSKMT, mitochondrial — protein sequence MALLRRFLHEVTRVPRSWAGSLASSCLSDPSLWDRLHAQELPGSAPNFDWFFGYEEVQGLLLQLLQKGSPLGPAVAPLKVLDVGCGTSDLCPGLYAKCSLPLNVLGVDFSPVAVSRMKALLEGDGDHPGLHPRHPASQLHFLQADARCLGSVCPSGSFQLVLDKGTWDAVARGGRAGTEQLLSECLRVLAPQGTLVQFSDEDPDVRLPCLEQGAGSRLVTVHELGPFRGLDYFAYLVQAAQ from the exons ATGGCGCTGTTGCGCAGATTCCTCCATGAGGTGACCAGGGTGCCTCGCTCCTGGGCCG GCTCCCTGGCCAGTAGCTGTTTATCCGATCCCAGCCTCTGGGACCGGCTCCACGCCCAGGAGCTGCCCGGAAGTGCCCCCAACTTCGACTGGTTTTTTGGCTACGAGGAAGTTCAGGGGCTGCTCCTGCAGCTGCTACAGAAAGGGTCTCCCTTGGGGCCAGCAGTGGCCCCACTCAAGGTGCTGGATGTGGGCTGTGGGACCTCGGACTTGTGCCCCGGACTCTATGCCAAATGCTCCCTACCTTTGAATGTGCTAGGGGTGGACTTTTCCCCAGTGGCTGTGTCCCGCATGAAGGCCTTGCTGGAAGGGGATGGAGACCACCCTGGGCTGCACCCCAGGCACCCTGCTTCCCAGCTGCATTTCCTACAGGCCGATGCCCGATGCCTGGGTTCTGTCTGCCCttctgggtccttccaactggtGCTAGACAAGGGGACCTGGGATGCTGTGGCCAGGGGAGGCCGAGCTGGGACAGAGCAGCTCCTGTCTGAGTGTTTGCGGGTGCTGGCTCCCCAAGGCACCCTAGTGCAATTCTCAGATGAGGATCCAGATGTTCGCTTGCCCTGCTTAGAGCAAGGAGCTGGCAGTCGATTGGTAACAGTGCATGAACTGGGACCCTTCAGGGGACTCGACTATTTTGCTTACTTGGTCCAGGCAGCTCAATAA
- the GANAB gene encoding neutral alpha-glucosidase AB isoform X2, with translation MAAVAVRRRRSWARFALACLGLCLSTAFAVDRSNFKTCDQSSFCKRQRAIQPGFSPYRALLDSLELGPDALTVHLVNEVTKVVLLLELQGLKGNMTRIRIDELKPLRPRYRVPDVLVADPPTTRLSVSGRDENSVELTVAEGPYKIILTGRPFRLDLLEDRSLVLSVNARGLMVFEHQRLPRNSEERKETAEGNGSPNEEAAEKADQPEENREKDDKDEPGAWEEMFKTHSDSKPFGPTSVGLDFSLPGMEYVYGIPEHAEDLRLKVTEGGEPYRLYNLDVFQYELYNPMALYGSVPVLLAHSIHRDLGIFWLNAAETWVDISSNTAGKTLFGKMLDYLQGGGETPQTDVRWMSESGIIDVFLLLGPTISDVFRQYTSLTGTQALPPLFSLGYHQSRWNYRDEADVFEVDQGFDNHDLPCDVIWLDIEHADGKRYFTWDSSRFPQPLAMLEHLAGKRRKLVTIVDPHIKVDSEYPVHEELRSQGLYVKTRDGSDYEGWCWPGSAGYPDFTNIKMRAWWANMFSFDKYEGSASNLFIWNDMNEPSVFNGPEVTMLKDARHDGGWEHRDIHNIYGFYVHMATAEGLIQRSGGTERPFVLARAFFAGSQRYGAVWTGDNAAEWGHLKISIPMCLSMGLVGLSFCGADIGGFFKNPEPELLMRWYQMGAYQPFYRAHAHMDTGRREPWLLAPEYLGPIRDALRQRYALLPFWYTLFYRAHLDGHPVMRPMWVQYPKDVATFSLDDQFMLGDSLLVHPVAEPGARGVQVYLPGEGEVWYDTQSHQKHHGPQTLYLPVTFSSIPVFQRGGTIIPRWERVRRSSDCMKDDPITLYVALSPQGTAEGELYLDDGHTFNYETQNEFLFRKFTFSGNTLTSSSADPRGHFETPIWIERVVILGAGKPASVLLETEGIPETILTFHHNAETSVLTLRKPEVHVSTDWSIHLR, from the exons ATGGCGGCGGTGGCAGTGCGTCGGAGGCG GTCCTGGGCAAGATTTGCCCTGGCTTGTCTCGGACTCTGCCTCTCCACAGCCTTTGCTGTGGACAGAAGCAATTTCAAGACATGTGACCAAAGCTCTTTCTGCAA GCGTCAGCGGGCTATTCAGCCTGGCTTTTCCCCATACCGAGCCCTGCTGGACTCTCTGGAACTTGGCCCTGATGCCCTCACAGTCCATCTGGTCAATGAAGTGACCAAG GTGGTGTTGCTGTTGGAGCTACAAGGACTCAAGGGGAACATGACACGGATTCGAATCGATGAACTCAAGCCACTCCGGCCACGTTACCGAGTGCCCGATGTCTTGGTGGCAGACCCCCCCACTACTAG GCTGTCTGTGTCTGGCCGTGATGAGAACAGTGTGGAGCTGACTGTGGCGGAGGGGCCCTACAAAATCATCCTGACAGGACGGCCTTTCCGCCTTGACTTGTTGGAGGATCGAAGCCTTGTGCTCAGTGTCAATGCCCGGGGACTCATGGTCTTTGAGCACCAGAGGCTCCCAAGGAATTC GGAGGAACGAAAGGAAACAGCTGAGGGGAATGGAAGCCCAAATGAGGAGGCTGCTGAGAAAGCAGACCAG CCagaagagaacagagaaaaggATGACAAGGATGAGCCAGGGGCCTGGGAAGAAATGTTCAAAACTCACTCAGACAGCAAGCCTTTCg GTCCCACATCTGTGGGTCTGGATTTCTCTTTGCCGGGAATGGAGTACGTGTATGGGATCCCAGAGCACGCTGAAGACCTGAGACTGAAGGTTACTGA GGGCGGAGAGCCGTACCGACTATACAATCTCGACGTGTTCCAGTACGAGCTCTACAACCCCATGGCCTTGTACGGCTCGGTACCCGTGCTCTTGGCGCATAGTATCCACCGAGACCTTGGCATCTTCTGGCTCAATGCAGCCGAGACGTGGGTGGACATATCCTCGAATACGGCAGGAAAG ACACTGTTTGGAAAGATGCTGGATTACCTGCAAGGTGGGGGGGAGACACCACAGACAGATGTGCGATGGATGTCGGAGAGTGGGATTATCGACGTGTTCCTGCTCCTTGGGCCCACAATCTCAGATGTCTTCCGTCAGTATACAAGCCTTACAG GGACCCAGGCCCTTCCTCCACTCTTCTCTCTGGGCTACCACCAGAGCCGCTGGAATTACCGAGATGAAGCTGATGTGTTTGAAGTTGACCAGGGCTTTGATAACCATGACCTCCCCTGTGATGTCATCTGGCTGGACATTGAACATGCTGATGGCAAACGCTACTTCACCTGGGATTCAAGCCGTTTTCCCCAGCCCCTTGCCATGCTGGAACATCTGGCTGGCAAAAGACGTAAG CTGGTTACCATTGTGGACCCCCACATCAAGGTGGACTCCGAATACCCAGTACATGAGGAATTACGATCTCAGGGACTTTATGTCAAGACTCGTGATGGATCTGACTACGAGGGATGGTGCTGGCCAG GCTCTGCTGGTTATCCCGACTTCACAAACATCAAGATGAGAGCTTGGTGGGCAAATATGTTCAGCTTTGACAAGTATGAG GGTTCTGCTTCAAACCTCTTCATTTGGAATGACATGAATGAGCCATCAGTGTTCAATGGCCCTGAAGTCACCATGCTTAAGGATGCCCGGCATGATGGGGGCTGGGAGCACCGGGACATTCACAACATTTATGGTTTCTATGTG CACATGGCTACCGCGGAGGGGCTCATCCAGCGCTCTGGAGGGACGGAACGCCCTTTTGTGCTTGCCAGGGCCTTCTTTGCTGGCTCTCAGCGCTATG GAGCTGTCTGGACTGGGGACAATGCTGCAGAATGGGGCCACCTAAAGATCAGTATTCCCATGTGCCTCAGCATGGGGCTGGTGGGGCTGTCGTTCTGTGGGG CGGATATAGGTGGCTTCTTCAAAAACCCTGAGCCAGAGCTGCTGATGCGCTGGTACCAGATGGGCGCCTACCAGCCATTCTATAGGGCACATGCACATATGGATACAGGCCGACGAGAGCCCTGGCTGCTGGCCCCTGAGTACCTTGGGCCAATTCGAGATGCCTTGCGCCAGCGCTATGCCTTGCTACCCTTTTGGTACACCCTCTTTTATCGTGCTCACCTTGATGGGCATCCCGTCATGAG GCCCATGTGGGTACAGTATCCAAAGGATGTGGCCACCTTTAGCCTGGATGATCAGTTTATGCTCG GAGACTCTCTGTTGGTTCACCCTGTGGCAGAGCCTGGGGCCCGTGGAGTCCAAGTGTACTTGCCTGGTGAAGGGGAG GTGTGGTATGATACTCAGAGCCACCAGAAGCATCACGGCCCTCAGACCTTGTATCTCCCTGTCACCTTTAGCAGC ATCCCTGTGTTCCAGCGTGGAGGGACCATCATCCCTCGGTGGGAGCGTGTGAGGCGCTCCTCAGACTGTATGAAGGATGACCCCATCACCCTTTATGTTGCACTCAGCCCCCAG GGCACTGCCGAAGGAGAGCTCTATTTAGATGATGGACACACTTTCAACTATGAGACCCAGAATGAGTTCTTATTCCGGAAGTTTACCTTCTCTGGAAACACACTCACTTCCAG CTCAGCTGACCCTAGAGGCCACTTTGAGACTCCAATCTGGATTGAACGGGTGGTGATCCTGGGGGCAGGAAAACCTGCTTCTGTGCTGCTCGAGACTGAGG GCATACCTGAAACCATCTTGACCTTCCACCACAACGCAGAGACTTCTGTGCTCACTCTGCGCAAGCCTGAAGTTCATGTATCCACTGACTGGAGCATCCATTTACGATAG